The genomic interval CACATCGAGTCCGACCGGCCCCGCGCCGACATCGCACACGTCTACCTCGGCGCCGCGGCCGCCCTGCGCAAGGACATCGCCCAGTGAGGACCGCACTCGTCATCGGGACCGGGCTGATCGGGACGTCCGCCGCGCTGGCGCTCGCGGGGCGGGGCGTCACCGTCCACCTCGCCGACCACGACCCCGAGCAGGCCCGCACGGCCGCCGCGCTCGGCGCGGGCACGGACGAGGCGCCGGAGGGGCCGGTGGACCTCGCGATCGTCGCCGCGCCCCCCGCGCACGTGGCCGGAGTGCTGGCCGACGCGATGCGGCGGGGAGTGGCCCGCGGGTACATCGACGTGGCCAGCGTGAAGGGCGGGCCGCGGCGGGAGCTGGAGGGCTGGGGACTCGACCTCTCCTCGTACATCGGCACGCATCCGATGTCCGGGCGGGAGAAGTCCGGGCCGCTGGCCGCCTCCGGGGACCTCTTCGAGGGGCGGCCCTGGGTGCTGACCCCCACCCGGGACACCGACACCGAGGTGCTGAACCTCGCGCTGGAACTGGTCTCGCACTGTCGCGCGGTGCCGGTGGTCATGGACGCCGACGCCCACGACCGTGCCGTGGCGCTCGTCTCGCACATGCCCCATCTGGTCTCCAGCATGGTCGCCGCGCGGCTCGAGCACGCCGAGGAGGCCGCCGTACGGCTGTGCGGCCAGGGGATCCGGGACGTGACCCGGATCGCCGCGTCCGACCCCGGGATGTGGATCGACATCCTCTCCGCGAACCCGGGTCCGGTGGCCGATCTGCTCACCGATGTCGCCGGGGATCTCGAGGAGACGGTGCGGGCGCTGCGGGCGCTGCAGTCCGCGGACGAGGCGAAGCGGGGCGAGGGCACGGCCGGGATCGAGGGCATGCTGCGGCGGGGGAACGCCGGTCAGGTGCGGGTGCCAGGGAAGCACGGGTCGGCTCCTCGGATGTACGAGGTCGTGGCCGTACTCATCGACGACCAGCCGGGGCAGCTCGCCCGGATCTTCGCGGACGCCGGGCGGGCGGGGGTCAACATCGAGGATGTGCGGATCGAGCATGCGACGGGGCAGCAGGCCGGTCTGGTGCAGCTGATGGTGGAGCCGTCGGCCGCACCCGTGCTGGCGGCCTCGTTGCGGGAGCGGGGCTGGGCCATTCGGCAGTAGGGCAGGAGTCCGGACGAGGGCGTCCGGACGAGTGACGCGCACCCAGTAACCTGGTGCGGGGCACAGTCGCGCCCCCACACCACTCGCCAGACCGCACCCGAAAGGTGTCCCCCCGTGGAAAACGGCGCCGCCCAGCCCGTGATTGTCGCCATCGACGGCCCCTCCGGCACGGGCAAGTCGAGCACCTCGAAGGCTGTCGCCGCGCAGCTGGGGCTGAGCTACCTGGACACCGGGGCCCAGTACCGTGCGATCACCTGGTGGATGGTGACCAACGGGATCGACATCGACGACCCGACCGCCATCGCCGCCGTGGCGGGCAAGGCGGAGATCGTCTCCGGCACCGACCCGGAGAACCCGACGATCACGGTGGACGGGACGGACGTGGCCGGACCGATCCGGAGCCAGGAGGTCACCTCGAAGGTCAGCGCCGTGAGCGCCGTACCCGAGGTGCGGGCCCGGATCACCGAGCTGCAGCGGTCCCTGGCCACCTCCGCCGAGAAGGGGATCGTCGTCGAGGGCCGGGACATCGGTACGACCGTGCTGCCGGACGCCGACCTCAAGGTCTTCCTCACCGCCTCGCCGGAGGCCCGCGCCGCCCGCCGCAGCGGGGAGCTCAAGAGCACCGACATACAGGCCACCCGCGAGGCCCTGATCAAGCGGGACGCGGCCGACTCCAGCCGCAAGACCTCGCCGCTCGCCAAGGCGGACGACGCGGTCGAGGTGGACACCACCGAGCTCACCCTCGCGCAGGTCATCGAGTGCGTCGTCACCCTCGTCGAGGAGAAGCGGGCCGGGAAGTGAGCACGGACTCCTCCGGCAGGGCTGCTGCCGGTACGGCTCCTTCGGAGCGGGGCGCCGAGGTCGGGCGGCGGATCGGCGTCGGGCTGATGTACGGGCTGTGGAAGCCGCGCGTGCTCGGCGCCTGGCGGATGCCCGCGACCGGGCCCGCGATCCTCGCCGTCAACCACTCCCACATCATCGACGGCCCGATGGTCATGGGCGTGTCACCCCGGCCGACGCACTTCCTGATCAAGAAGGAGGCGTTCGTCGGGCCGCTGGATCCCTTCCTGACCGCCATCGGGCAGGTCAAGGTGGACCGCTCCGGCGCCGACCGCGGGGCGATCACCCGGGCACTGGACGTCCTCAGGGCCGGCGGGGTCCTCGGTATCTTTCCGGAGGGCACCCGGGGCGAGGGCGACTTCGCCTCCCTGCGGGCCGGGCTCGCGTACTTCGCGGTGCGCAGCGGGGCACCGGTCGTGCCGGTGGCGGTTCTGGGAAGCTCCAAGAGGCCGGGACGGTTGATAAAGGGGCTGCCTCCGCTGCGCAGCCGGGTCGACGTCGTCTTCGGCGACCCCTTCGAGGCGGGCGACGGCAGCGGACGGCGGACGCGCAAGGCGCTCGACGAGGCGACCGAGCGCATCCAGAAGCAGCTCAGCGCCCACCTGGAAAACGCCAGGCGCCTGACCGGGCGCTAGGCGACACTGAGTAGTGGATCAAACCGGCGGAAAACCGGGGATCCACCGATCACCACGATGAACGAGGTACGGACTTCATGAACGACCACATCCACTCCGAGGGCTCGGGCGAGGAGCACGACCACGGGGCGCTTGGCGATGCCGAGTACGCGGAGTTCATGGAGCTCGCCGCGGAAGAGGGCTTCGACCCCGAGGACGTCGAGGGTGCCATCGAGGCGGCCGGCCACGGTCCGCTGCCCGTGCTCGCCGTCGTCGGCCGCCCGAATGTCGGCAAGTCGACTCTGGTGAACCGCATCATCGGGCGCCGTGAGGCCGTCGTCGAGGACAAGCCCGGCGTCACCCGCGACCGCGTCACCTACGAGGCCGAGTGGGCGGGGCGCCGCTTCAAGGTCGTCGACACCGGCGGCTGGGAGCAGGACGTCCTCGGCATCGACGCCTCCGTGGCCGCACAGGCCGAGTACGCCATCGAGGCCGCCGACGCCGTCGTGTTCGTCGTGGACGCCAAGGTGGGTGCCACCGACACCGACGAGGCGGTCGTACGACTGCTGCGCAAGGCCGGAAAGCCCGTGGTGCTGGCCGCCAACAAGGTGGACGGCCTGAGCGGCGAGTCCGACGCGGCGTACCTGTGGTCCCTGGGACTCGGCGAGCCGCATCCGGTCTCCGCGCTGCACGGCCGGGGGACCGGCGACATGCTGGACGCCGTCCTGGAGGCGCTGCCGGAGGCACCGCAGCAGACCTTCGGCACCGCGATCGGCGGCCCGCGCCGGATCGCCCTCATCGGCCGCCCGAACGTCGGCAAGTCCTCGCTGCTGAACAAGGTGGCCGGTGAGGAGCGGGTCGTCGTCAACGAGATGGCCGGCACCACCCGTGACCCGGTCGACGAGCTGATCGAACTCGGCGGAGTCACCTGGAAGTTCGTCGACACGGCCGGTATCCGCAAGCGGGTCCACCTCCAGCAGGGCGCCGACTACTACGCCTCGTTGCGTACCGCCGCCGCCGTCGAGAAGGCCGAGGTGGCGGTCATCCTGATCGACGGCTCCGAGTCCATCTCGGTCCAGGACCAGCGGATCGTCACGATGGCCGTCGAGGCGGGCCGCGCGATCGTCCTCGCCTACAACAAGTGGGACACCCTCGACGAGGAGCGCCGCTACTACCTGGAGCGGGAGATCGAGACCGAGCTCGGCCAGGTCGCCTGGGCGCCGCGGGTGAACGTCTCGGCGAAGACCGGCCGTCACATGGAGAAGCTGGTCCCGGCGATCGAGACGGCTCTGGCGGGCTGGGAGACGCGGGTCCCGACCGGACGCCTCAACGCCTTCCTCGGCGAGCTGGTCGCCGCCCACCCGCACCCGATCCGGGGCGGCAAGCAGCCGCGCATCCTCTTCGGCACCCAGGCGGGCACCAAGCCGCCGCGGTTCGTGCTCTTCGCCTCCGGGTTCATCGAGGCGGGCTACCGGCGCTTCATCGAGCGCCGGCTGCGCGAGGAGTTCGGGTTCGACGGCACCCCGATCCACATCTCGGTGCGGGTGCGCGAGAAGCGCGGCACGAAGAAGAAGTGACGTACGCATGAGGAAGGGCGGCCCCCGCCGGGGGCCGCCCTTCCTCATGCCTCAGTTCCCTCTGCGCGGACCGGGTGGCAGCGCCGCCGGGACGTGGTGCATCCCGGTGTGCTGCTGCCCGATGTGTCCCACCCGCTGCCACTGCGACTGCTGGCGGGCGCTGAACGCCCCCGCGCTGTAGGCGCTGTACGAGCTGCTGAACGAGCCCGAGGCGTGCGGGATGTTCCCGAACGCGGTGAAGCCCAGCTCCTCCTCGCCGCTGCGGTCGCCCGGCAGCGAGCGGAAGGCCTTGACGTACTCGGAGTAGAGCGCGTCGTAGAT from Streptomyces sp. CC0208 carries:
- a CDS encoding prephenate dehydrogenase, with the protein product MRTALVIGTGLIGTSAALALAGRGVTVHLADHDPEQARTAAALGAGTDEAPEGPVDLAIVAAPPAHVAGVLADAMRRGVARGYIDVASVKGGPRRELEGWGLDLSSYIGTHPMSGREKSGPLAASGDLFEGRPWVLTPTRDTDTEVLNLALELVSHCRAVPVVMDADAHDRAVALVSHMPHLVSSMVAARLEHAEEAAVRLCGQGIRDVTRIAASDPGMWIDILSANPGPVADLLTDVAGDLEETVRALRALQSADEAKRGEGTAGIEGMLRRGNAGQVRVPGKHGSAPRMYEVVAVLIDDQPGQLARIFADAGRAGVNIEDVRIEHATGQQAGLVQLMVEPSAAPVLAASLRERGWAIRQ
- the der gene encoding ribosome biogenesis GTPase Der, producing MNDHIHSEGSGEEHDHGALGDAEYAEFMELAAEEGFDPEDVEGAIEAAGHGPLPVLAVVGRPNVGKSTLVNRIIGRREAVVEDKPGVTRDRVTYEAEWAGRRFKVVDTGGWEQDVLGIDASVAAQAEYAIEAADAVVFVVDAKVGATDTDEAVVRLLRKAGKPVVLAANKVDGLSGESDAAYLWSLGLGEPHPVSALHGRGTGDMLDAVLEALPEAPQQTFGTAIGGPRRIALIGRPNVGKSSLLNKVAGEERVVVNEMAGTTRDPVDELIELGGVTWKFVDTAGIRKRVHLQQGADYYASLRTAAAVEKAEVAVILIDGSESISVQDQRIVTMAVEAGRAIVLAYNKWDTLDEERRYYLEREIETELGQVAWAPRVNVSAKTGRHMEKLVPAIETALAGWETRVPTGRLNAFLGELVAAHPHPIRGGKQPRILFGTQAGTKPPRFVLFASGFIEAGYRRFIERRLREEFGFDGTPIHISVRVREKRGTKKK
- the cmk gene encoding (d)CMP kinase, which gives rise to MENGAAQPVIVAIDGPSGTGKSSTSKAVAAQLGLSYLDTGAQYRAITWWMVTNGIDIDDPTAIAAVAGKAEIVSGTDPENPTITVDGTDVAGPIRSQEVTSKVSAVSAVPEVRARITELQRSLATSAEKGIVVEGRDIGTTVLPDADLKVFLTASPEARAARRSGELKSTDIQATREALIKRDAADSSRKTSPLAKADDAVEVDTTELTLAQVIECVVTLVEEKRAGK
- a CDS encoding lysophospholipid acyltransferase family protein — protein: MRRHPRRGEAGREVSTDSSGRAAAGTAPSERGAEVGRRIGVGLMYGLWKPRVLGAWRMPATGPAILAVNHSHIIDGPMVMGVSPRPTHFLIKKEAFVGPLDPFLTAIGQVKVDRSGADRGAITRALDVLRAGGVLGIFPEGTRGEGDFASLRAGLAYFAVRSGAPVVPVAVLGSSKRPGRLIKGLPPLRSRVDVVFGDPFEAGDGSGRRTRKALDEATERIQKQLSAHLENARRLTGR